In Oceanobacillus sp. FSL K6-2867, one DNA window encodes the following:
- a CDS encoding TRAP transporter substrate-binding protein — protein MGRKAVTFISMLIFVAMLLAACGGSSEEDGTGDANGSTETKTLRLAENHPDDYPTAIGDKEFARLVKEKTEGRYEIEVYSGGQLGEESEVLEQAQLGTIDLARVNAIPLTQFSQDIGVLSMPYLFEDEEAKWEKLNGEVGQDLLATLDGSNLVGLAFYDSGERSFYNSERPIEKPEDMAGLKIRVQNSELAIDIVETLGASATPMEYGEVYSALQTGVIDGAENNFPSYYTSNHYNVSKYFTVNGYQGNPEVLLASESLWNELSDEDKEAFREAALESVAVQREAWAELTEEAREAVVEAGSELIEVEDVSEWRDAVQPVYDKYGDQFGEWIDRLTE, from the coding sequence ATGGGAAGGAAAGCGGTAACATTTATCTCGATGTTGATTTTTGTAGCTATGTTGTTAGCGGCATGTGGGGGATCGTCTGAAGAAGATGGTACTGGAGATGCTAATGGAAGTACGGAAACAAAAACATTACGTTTAGCCGAAAATCATCCAGATGATTATCCGACTGCTATCGGAGATAAGGAGTTTGCTAGACTGGTTAAGGAAAAGACAGAGGGACGTTATGAAATTGAAGTATACTCAGGTGGGCAACTAGGTGAGGAGTCAGAAGTACTAGAGCAAGCACAATTAGGTACAATCGACTTAGCGAGAGTTAATGCAATCCCATTAACACAGTTCTCACAAGATATTGGGGTATTATCGATGCCTTACTTATTTGAGGATGAGGAAGCAAAGTGGGAAAAATTGAATGGTGAAGTGGGACAAGATCTTTTAGCGACATTAGATGGATCAAACTTAGTTGGACTAGCGTTCTATGATTCCGGGGAAAGAAGCTTTTATAATTCCGAACGTCCGATAGAAAAACCAGAGGATATGGCAGGGTTGAAAATTCGAGTGCAGAATTCTGAACTGGCAATTGACATCGTAGAAACATTAGGTGCTTCCGCAACACCAATGGAATATGGAGAAGTTTATTCAGCGTTGCAGACAGGTGTAATTGATGGAGCAGAGAATAACTTCCCAAGCTATTACACTTCCAATCATTATAATGTATCAAAATACTTTACCGTGAATGGTTATCAAGGAAATCCAGAAGTATTACTAGCTTCAGAAAGTTTATGGAATGAGTTAAGCGATGAGGATAAAGAAGCGTTTAGGGAAGCTGCTTTGGAATCGGTTGCAGTACAGCGTGAGGCATGGGCGGAACTGACGGAGGAAGCTAGAGAAGCTGTAGTTGAGGCTGGAAGTGAACTGATTGAGGTAGAGGATGTATCCGAGTGGAGAGATGCAGTTCAGCCTGTATACGATAAATATGGTGACCAATTCGGCGAATGGATTGATAGACTAACAGAATAA
- a CDS encoding TRAP transporter small permease: MKVLRLIKLILDRLLLVVSLVLLAVMIVIIIYQVFSRQILSSTPSWSEELSRVLFVWVSFLGIAYGFKEKLHIALGLVVNMMPSKVQDVFDYFAKVLVIFLGVIMMYYGWNFTTLMGNNIMPGTGLPSSMLYLSIPIAGFYVTLYGILLLFKKGMHQEFDDANEG, from the coding sequence ATGAAGGTATTAAGACTAATTAAGCTTATTCTGGATCGGCTGCTATTGGTAGTTTCACTTGTGCTTCTTGCAGTCATGATTGTCATCATTATATACCAGGTTTTTTCACGTCAGATACTTAGTTCAACACCTTCCTGGTCAGAAGAATTATCACGAGTTTTATTTGTATGGGTAAGCTTTTTAGGCATAGCTTATGGGTTTAAAGAAAAGCTTCATATTGCGTTAGGTCTTGTTGTCAATATGATGCCCAGCAAAGTTCAGGATGTTTTTGATTACTTTGCTAAAGTGCTCGTTATATTTTTGGGTGTTATTATGATGTACTATGGGTGGAATTTTACAACATTGATGGGAAATAATATCATGCCCGGAACGGGGCTGCCTAGTAGTATGTTGTATCTGTCTATCCCAATAGCTGGATTTTATGTCACACTGTACGGCATATTGTTATTATTCAAGAAAGGAATGCATCAAGAGTTTGATGATGCAAATGAGGGGTGA
- a CDS encoding efflux RND transporter periplasmic adaptor subunit: MRKRIAPILMAVFIVVNFLLVFLDDEGKVERISYINEWTKSFEKDMREKLYKPGVLRAAGKEHVYFDNQLGSFQQFLVEEGEQVNEGDALYTYLVHDYYEMEADLMNQADQIQEEISAIEQAISQMEMYQIPSDEVGSPKAVTITEELIELEYPQTSMEADLLREQFLVEKELELSQKSAQLQTINNQLVELRTTGDTITVQSPYEGAISQLDVNLDDPVITIQNKDVLAIGELTEQERANMEEGRIAEVAVHEMGVRLGGVVEEVSNTPKEIDIEKESIYPFQIVLEREDGAEGLLPGYHVDIAITMEESLGATVLFEKAIFTDAVWKMTQEGKIAKENIEKGLHVDEVVEVSAGVEQGEFVAVGPSPFFQHGAHFITPLRTKQLTGESFSDANWLEYFVTGLLSR, translated from the coding sequence ATGCGAAAAAGAATAGCCCCCATACTAATGGCTGTGTTTATTGTGGTGAATTTTTTGCTGGTGTTCTTAGATGATGAGGGAAAGGTGGAACGTATATCTTATATTAATGAATGGACGAAAAGCTTTGAAAAAGATATGAGGGAGAAGCTTTATAAACCTGGTGTGCTTCGTGCTGCAGGGAAAGAGCATGTATATTTCGACAATCAGCTTGGAAGCTTTCAGCAATTTCTTGTTGAAGAAGGAGAACAGGTAAATGAGGGAGATGCATTATATACATATCTTGTTCATGATTATTACGAAATGGAAGCTGATTTGATGAATCAAGCAGATCAGATTCAAGAAGAGATTTCGGCAATTGAACAGGCGATTTCGCAAATGGAAATGTATCAGATTCCGTCGGATGAAGTCGGTTCACCAAAAGCTGTCACCATTACAGAGGAGTTAATTGAATTAGAGTACCCTCAAACGTCAATGGAAGCCGATTTGTTGAGGGAGCAGTTTTTAGTCGAAAAAGAACTGGAATTGTCACAAAAAAGTGCACAGCTTCAGACGATTAATAATCAATTAGTCGAGCTGCGGACAACTGGAGATACTATTACTGTACAAAGCCCTTATGAAGGAGCAATTAGTCAGCTGGACGTAAATCTGGATGATCCAGTAATTACGATTCAAAATAAAGATGTGCTTGCAATTGGCGAATTGACAGAGCAAGAGCGTGCCAATATGGAGGAAGGGCGTATTGCTGAAGTAGCTGTTCATGAAATGGGAGTTCGCTTAGGTGGAGTCGTCGAGGAAGTTAGTAACACACCAAAGGAAATTGACATTGAAAAGGAGAGCATTTACCCTTTCCAAATTGTCCTTGAAAGAGAAGATGGTGCAGAGGGATTGCTTCCAGGCTATCATGTTGATATAGCCATAACGATGGAAGAATCGCTTGGTGCAACAGTGCTCTTTGAGAAGGCGATATTCACGGATGCTGTTTGGAAAATGACACAGGAAGGAAAAATTGCTAAAGAAAACATTGAAAAAGGCTTGCATGTGGATGAGGTTGTAGAGGTTTCTGCTGGAGTGGAGCAAGGAGAATTCGTTGCTGTTGGGCCATCGCCCTTTTTCCAGCATGGCGCTCACTTTATTACTCCATTAAGGACAAAGCAATTAACGGGTGAATCATTTTCGGATGCAAATTGGCTGGAGTATTTTGTAACAGGTTTATTGTCGAGGTAA
- a CDS encoding glycoside hydrolase family 3 N-terminal domain-containing protein: protein MKFKSAYSRSIVFMLIIVFISFPMSQYPTIGHAEQETPVVETRVKETIEVDGKEFRDLNANGELDSYEDWRLPVEERVDDLLSKMTVEEKAGLMLISTFNDNSSRIDLQDNHLRYFIVRDDPEPRDLAARNNEFQELGEASRLGIPVVMTSNPRNHVNPNQTYGHAEAGGQLSTWPGELGLAATQDPEIARQFAEIAAKEWRAAGMHKIYGYMADVLTEPRWTRTDGTFGEDPEFVSDMITSIVEGFQGKELDENSVSLTIKHFAGGGPRLNGTDPHHEWGNTNVYPTEGSLYTYHLPSFVAAIEAGTTSIMPYYAKPVNDGSAVQLPEHLWHSEEEQFEEVAFAYNKGLLQGLLRNELGFTGYVNSDTGIIKDGDRPWGVEHLTEPERYAKAIDAGTNIFSGGTDVEPLLEAIDTGLVEEASIDHSISFLLSEMYQLGLFENPYVNPELAQQIADDPESQALADEAHRKSIVLLRNGNEETGTVLPITDKEAKDIKLYVEVFEEDEEAAIESSKGLADSIALADPSIEIVESVEEATHAYIAVMPALSWREDDTENDPPSIELIKDSDTGIDSERILELQEEIETTILGINMTNPWLINEIEPGADAVLATFNTTPDAIVDVIRGNFNPTGKLPFTVPADMEAVENNASDVPGYAEAFDYAYTNADGDDYALGFGLSYVSASLLIEEINRLEESGAFANHGAARSLQAQLNPIVKFENQGNAAKVVQHLEKFNKKLNQQFDKVFITEEGYEKLSAFAAELLEIWK, encoded by the coding sequence TTGAAGTTCAAATCAGCTTATTCAAGAAGTATTGTTTTCATGTTAATTATTGTATTTATTTCTTTTCCTATGAGCCAATATCCTACTATTGGGCACGCTGAACAAGAAACCCCCGTAGTTGAGACAAGAGTTAAAGAAACTATTGAAGTGGATGGCAAAGAATTTAGGGATTTGAATGCAAACGGAGAATTGGATTCTTATGAAGACTGGAGATTACCCGTTGAGGAACGTGTAGATGATTTATTGTCGAAAATGACGGTTGAAGAAAAGGCTGGATTAATGTTAATTTCGACATTTAATGACAATTCGAGTCGCATCGATCTGCAAGATAATCATTTGCGTTATTTTATCGTACGTGATGACCCAGAGCCAAGAGATTTGGCTGCTCGAAACAATGAATTTCAAGAACTTGGTGAGGCTTCCCGTTTGGGAATCCCAGTAGTGATGACTTCCAATCCTCGTAACCATGTGAATCCGAATCAGACGTATGGTCATGCAGAAGCAGGTGGGCAATTATCCACTTGGCCTGGAGAGCTTGGTCTTGCTGCAACACAGGATCCTGAAATCGCTCGACAGTTCGCTGAAATTGCTGCAAAGGAATGGCGTGCGGCTGGAATGCATAAAATCTATGGCTATATGGCAGATGTTCTGACAGAACCACGCTGGACAAGAACAGATGGTACATTTGGCGAAGACCCTGAGTTTGTATCTGACATGATTACTTCCATTGTGGAAGGTTTTCAAGGTAAGGAATTAGATGAAAATAGTGTTTCCCTAACAATTAAGCACTTCGCTGGTGGCGGCCCGCGCTTAAATGGGACAGACCCTCATCATGAATGGGGAAATACCAACGTATACCCAACAGAAGGCAGCTTGTATACGTATCATTTACCTTCATTCGTTGCTGCGATAGAAGCAGGTACAACTTCAATCATGCCGTATTATGCGAAACCAGTAAATGATGGAAGTGCTGTTCAATTACCAGAGCATCTCTGGCATTCAGAGGAAGAGCAATTTGAAGAGGTTGCTTTTGCTTACAATAAAGGATTACTTCAAGGATTGCTCCGTAATGAACTTGGATTTACAGGATATGTAAACTCTGATACAGGAATTATCAAAGATGGTGATCGCCCTTGGGGTGTCGAACATCTTACAGAGCCAGAGCGTTATGCAAAAGCGATTGATGCTGGAACAAATATCTTCTCTGGTGGTACAGATGTCGAACCATTACTCGAAGCAATTGATACTGGCCTAGTAGAAGAAGCAAGTATTGACCATTCCATTTCTTTCTTGCTTTCGGAGATGTATCAGCTTGGGTTATTTGAGAATCCATATGTCAATCCAGAACTAGCTCAGCAAATCGCTGATGACCCTGAATCACAAGCATTAGCAGATGAAGCACACCGTAAATCGATTGTGCTTTTGCGTAATGGAAATGAAGAAACAGGAACCGTACTGCCAATTACGGACAAGGAAGCAAAAGACATCAAGCTTTATGTAGAAGTTTTTGAAGAGGACGAAGAAGCTGCAATTGAATCGAGCAAGGGATTAGCAGACTCGATTGCGCTAGCAGATCCATCCATTGAAATTGTTGAATCTGTTGAAGAGGCAACACACGCGTATATTGCTGTAATGCCCGCCTTAAGCTGGAGAGAAGATGACACGGAAAACGATCCGCCATCTATTGAACTCATTAAAGATTCTGATACAGGAATTGACTCTGAACGTATTCTCGAGCTTCAAGAGGAAATCGAGACAACTATATTAGGTATAAATATGACAAACCCTTGGCTAATTAACGAAATCGAACCGGGGGCTGATGCAGTACTTGCAACTTTCAATACAACACCAGATGCTATTGTAGACGTCATACGAGGGAATTTTAATCCGACAGGTAAATTACCATTTACAGTACCTGCAGATATGGAAGCAGTTGAAAACAATGCATCCGATGTACCTGGCTATGCGGAAGCATTTGACTATGCCTACACCAATGCCGACGGTGACGATTATGCCCTAGGATTTGGCTTATCCTACGTAAGTGCTTCGCTTTTGATCGAAGAAATTAATCGTTTGGAAGAATCAGGAGCTTTCGCTAATCATGGTGCCGCTCGTTCACTGCAAGCTCAATTAAATCCGATAGTAAAATTCGAGAATCAAGGTAATGCTGCAAAGGTTGTTCAGCATCTAGAAAAGTTCAATAAAAAATTGAATCAACAATTTGATAAAGTCTTTATCACTGAAGAAGGTTATGAAAAGCTTTCTGCCTTTGCCGCTGAATTACTAGAAATCTGGAAATAG
- the uxaC gene encoding glucuronate isomerase has product MKTFITDDFLLYNETARELFHNTAKHLPIIDYHNHLNQHEILQNKNYSNLAQVWLGGDHYKWRGMRANGIAEDYITGNKSDYEKFLAWSKTVPNTLGNPLYHWTHLELLRYFDIDELLNEESAPAIWEEANAKLQTPELATRALLTNKNVEFVGTTDDPTDDLEAHKALAKEDISVTVSPSFRPDKGLGIENDDFLSWVEKLEKATNMSIDNYVAFLDALSNRVDYFDEQGCRSSDHGINVIFYEKATKDEVAAIFAKRLNGEALSTKEVEQFKTYTLVVLGELYADKSWVMQLHINPLRNNSTRMFKLIGPDSGFDSIGDNLLADKLSNLLDAMDVQNKLPKTVLYSLNSRDNNILAAMAGNFQTDEIPGKVQFGTAWWFNDTIDGMEDQMKTLANIGLISNFVGMLTDSRSFLSFPRHEYFRRILCNLLGSWVEKGKAPKDMALLETYVRNICYENAKRFFNIG; this is encoded by the coding sequence ATGAAAACGTTTATAACAGACGATTTTTTGCTTTATAATGAGACAGCGCGTGAGCTTTTCCATAATACCGCAAAGCATTTACCGATTATTGACTACCATAATCACCTAAACCAACATGAAATCCTGCAGAATAAAAATTATTCCAATTTAGCTCAAGTGTGGTTAGGCGGTGACCATTATAAGTGGCGTGGTATGCGTGCAAATGGGATTGCTGAAGATTATATTACTGGGAATAAAAGTGACTATGAGAAATTCCTTGCCTGGTCAAAAACTGTGCCAAATACATTGGGGAACCCTTTATACCATTGGACACATTTAGAGTTGCTTCGCTATTTTGACATTGATGAGCTGCTTAATGAAGAGTCTGCACCAGCAATTTGGGAAGAAGCGAATGCAAAGCTCCAGACGCCAGAGTTAGCAACCAGAGCTTTACTAACAAACAAAAACGTTGAGTTTGTTGGAACAACAGATGATCCAACAGATGATTTAGAGGCACATAAGGCGCTGGCTAAAGAGGATATCTCTGTTACAGTATCACCTTCTTTCCGTCCGGATAAAGGATTGGGTATTGAAAATGATGACTTTTTATCTTGGGTGGAAAAGCTAGAAAAAGCAACAAATATGTCGATCGATAACTATGTTGCTTTCTTAGATGCTTTATCAAATCGTGTCGATTACTTCGACGAGCAAGGCTGCCGTAGTTCGGATCATGGAATCAATGTTATCTTTTATGAAAAGGCTACAAAAGATGAAGTGGCAGCAATTTTTGCAAAACGTTTAAATGGAGAAGCACTATCTACCAAAGAAGTAGAACAGTTTAAGACTTATACATTAGTCGTGCTTGGCGAGCTGTATGCTGATAAAAGCTGGGTCATGCAGCTGCATATTAACCCATTGCGTAATAACAGTACGAGAATGTTTAAACTAATAGGTCCAGATAGCGGGTTTGATTCAATCGGTGACAACCTTCTTGCTGATAAACTATCTAATTTGCTGGATGCGATGGATGTTCAGAATAAGCTTCCAAAGACAGTATTATATAGCTTAAATTCGCGTGATAATAATATTCTTGCGGCAATGGCGGGAAACTTCCAGACCGATGAAATTCCTGGGAAGGTTCAATTTGGAACTGCATGGTGGTTTAATGACACAATCGATGGCATGGAAGATCAAATGAAGACACTAGCGAATATAGGACTTATCAGTAACTTTGTAGGAATGTTAACAGATTCTAGAAGCTTTTTATCTTTCCCTAGACATGAATATTTCCGCAGAATCTTATGTAATTTATTAGGATCTTGGGTCGAAAAAGGTAAAGCTCCGAAAGATATGGCTTTGCTTGAAACGTATGTTAGAAATATTTGCTATGAAAATGCAAAACGATTTTTTAATATAGGATGA
- a CDS encoding YihY/virulence factor BrkB family protein yields the protein MAAVKQFSQAFMKKFNQHNVTLLAASLAYYFLLAIFPLLIVGFAIIPYFQISPDDAMDFFSSIVPGELVSVLEENIVSLVETPRGGLLTVGIIGALWSASNGINAFIKASNEAYDVEETRSFIIVRLIAFGLTLSMILAVVTAILLPVFGDVLLDFGISLLGINAEMTWLLQVLRYAISLIIITVLLMCLYRFAPNKKIPFKHILPGALAASILWQIISFGFSIYVGNFGNYSATYGSLGGIIVLMIWFFLTAIILMVGAILSVMYHQKATRENTEIHKAANI from the coding sequence ATGGCTGCTGTTAAACAATTTTCACAAGCATTTATGAAAAAATTCAACCAACACAATGTTACGTTACTTGCCGCATCCTTAGCATACTATTTTCTTTTAGCTATTTTTCCGCTATTAATCGTAGGATTCGCTATTATTCCCTATTTTCAAATCAGTCCTGATGATGCGATGGACTTTTTTAGCTCAATTGTGCCTGGCGAACTGGTTTCTGTCTTGGAAGAAAATATCGTCAGTCTCGTAGAAACACCGCGCGGCGGCCTTTTAACCGTCGGTATCATTGGTGCGCTTTGGTCTGCATCAAATGGGATTAACGCATTTATCAAAGCGTCGAACGAAGCATACGATGTCGAAGAAACTAGATCATTTATTATTGTCCGTCTTATTGCATTTGGATTAACACTTAGCATGATTCTTGCGGTTGTTACTGCTATTCTGCTACCTGTCTTTGGTGATGTTCTATTAGACTTCGGTATATCATTGCTTGGCATAAACGCTGAAATGACATGGCTCTTGCAAGTGTTACGTTATGCAATTAGTCTTATTATTATTACCGTGTTGCTCATGTGCCTCTATCGATTTGCACCCAATAAAAAAATTCCATTTAAGCATATACTCCCTGGCGCGTTAGCAGCAAGTATTTTATGGCAGATTATCTCGTTTGGCTTTTCCATCTATGTAGGTAATTTCGGGAACTACTCTGCCACATATGGAAGCCTCGGGGGGATTATCGTATTAATGATCTGGTTCTTTTTAACAGCTATTATTCTCATGGTTGGTGCTATCCTTAGTGTAATGTATCACCAAAAGGCCACGAGAGAGAATACAGAAATTCATAAAGCGGCAAATATTTAA
- a CDS encoding TRAP transporter large permease — MEILILFGSFFLMLICRVPIALTLIISSLFTGIYMGIDPAALVQRMVGGLDSFALLAIPFFILAGEIMNEGGISRRLINLANVIIGRIRGGLAMVNVLASTFFGGISGSALADTSSLGSVLIPMMKKQKYDTDYSVAVTISSSTQGVMIPPSHNMIIYSTAAGGVSVGALFVGGLGPGLILGLAIMILTYMLAVKRNYPKGEPIKREEIPKIVRDGLLGLFTVVIIMGGILSGFFTATESAAIGALYAFIITFFVYREIPISRMGLILERTFRTLAMVLFLIGASSAFGWLLALLKVPALVSDALLTFSPNDAITILVILIILLLLGMVMDMAPLILIATPILLPVATSVGMDPVHFGVVLILALGIGLVTPPVGSVLFVGSAIGRISIEKSAKAMLPFYSVMIIVLLLVAYIPEIALFLPNLFGQ; from the coding sequence ATGGAGATACTTATTTTATTTGGCAGTTTTTTCTTGATGTTAATTTGTAGGGTCCCTATCGCTCTCACATTGATTATTTCATCCTTGTTCACCGGTATTTATATGGGTATTGACCCAGCAGCTCTTGTACAGCGAATGGTTGGTGGATTGGATTCATTTGCACTACTGGCAATACCTTTTTTCATTTTAGCTGGGGAAATTATGAATGAAGGTGGAATTTCGAGAAGGTTAATTAATCTTGCTAATGTTATTATCGGGAGGATTAGAGGCGGACTAGCTATGGTAAACGTATTGGCAAGTACCTTCTTTGGCGGAATTTCAGGTTCAGCACTTGCTGATACTTCCTCACTCGGTTCAGTATTAATTCCGATGATGAAAAAACAAAAGTATGATACCGATTATTCCGTTGCAGTAACGATTTCAAGCTCCACACAGGGAGTAATGATCCCTCCAAGTCATAACATGATCATCTACTCAACTGCTGCGGGTGGTGTATCTGTCGGTGCGCTTTTTGTTGGAGGTCTTGGACCAGGGTTAATTCTTGGTCTTGCTATTATGATTTTAACTTACATGCTTGCTGTGAAACGAAATTATCCTAAAGGGGAGCCTATAAAGCGCGAAGAAATTCCGAAAATCGTTCGTGATGGATTATTAGGTTTATTTACAGTTGTAATTATTATGGGCGGGATTTTAAGTGGTTTCTTTACAGCTACTGAATCAGCAGCAATTGGTGCGCTTTATGCATTTATCATTACATTCTTTGTATATAGGGAGATACCTATTTCTAGAATGGGATTAATTTTGGAAAGAACGTTTCGAACATTAGCGATGGTTCTGTTTTTGATAGGCGCTTCGTCTGCTTTTGGCTGGTTGCTAGCTTTATTGAAAGTACCTGCATTAGTTTCAGATGCGCTATTAACTTTCTCACCTAATGATGCCATAACAATACTGGTTATCCTGATTATTTTACTTTTGTTAGGAATGGTTATGGATATGGCACCACTTATTTTAATTGCAACGCCAATCCTTCTTCCTGTTGCAACAAGCGTAGGAATGGATCCGGTCCATTTTGGAGTTGTATTAATTCTTGCATTAGGGATTGGACTTGTTACACCTCCGGTAGGTTCAGTGCTTTTCGTGGGGTCTGCGATTGGCCGAATATCGATAGAGAAGTCAGCAAAGGCGATGTTACCTTTCTATAGTGTAATGATTATCGTACTCTTATTAGTAGCATATATACCGGAAATCGCATTATTTTTACCAAATCTGTTTGGACAGTAA
- a CDS encoding GNAT family N-acetyltransferase: MNPIKKLSAADYNEIFELSQFAFQYKLSEADLLKKKEEAERHIIWGWMEEGRIAAKLHLIPLSVYINGKHFEMGGVSAVATWPEYRRNGMVKQLLAHAIKHMKKNGQMLSYLHPFSVPFYRKFGWEVVFNEKHYTIPMEALKRKWDAAGYVRRTTVDIELFHSIYTDFAKQLNGSLVRDEKWWKQRVLAKDMMMSVCYDDNNRPEGYIFYNVKDRIFEVKELVYRSLNGWKLLLNFIANHDSMAKEVKMTVPENDMLPLLIGEPRFKQAVEPYFMGRIVDVPNFLKSYPFNEDLPDATLLLHVKDHFLPENSGSYDINVEKGSIRIFRSDSDTYKTEGIHCDVQQLTSILLGYRRSHELAKIGLIQADTNTLDILEKLIPVNQTFLADYF, from the coding sequence ATGAATCCAATAAAAAAATTATCTGCAGCTGATTATAACGAGATTTTTGAGTTATCCCAGTTTGCTTTTCAATATAAATTATCAGAGGCAGATTTATTAAAAAAGAAGGAAGAAGCAGAGCGACACATTATTTGGGGATGGATGGAGGAAGGCCGGATCGCTGCAAAGCTCCATTTGATACCGTTGTCTGTATATATTAACGGTAAGCATTTTGAAATGGGTGGTGTCAGCGCTGTGGCAACATGGCCAGAATACCGAAGGAATGGAATGGTAAAGCAGCTGCTTGCCCACGCTATAAAACATATGAAGAAAAATGGTCAAATGCTGTCGTATTTACATCCATTTTCAGTTCCGTTTTATCGGAAATTTGGCTGGGAAGTTGTGTTTAATGAAAAACACTACACAATTCCAATGGAAGCATTAAAACGTAAATGGGACGCAGCTGGCTATGTCCGGAGAACGACGGTGGATATCGAGCTTTTTCACTCTATTTATACTGATTTTGCCAAGCAATTGAATGGATCGCTAGTTCGTGACGAGAAGTGGTGGAAGCAGCGCGTTTTAGCGAAAGATATGATGATGTCGGTTTGCTATGATGATAATAATCGACCAGAAGGCTATATATTCTACAATGTAAAGGATCGGATTTTCGAAGTGAAAGAGCTTGTGTATCGTTCGTTAAATGGTTGGAAACTGCTTTTAAATTTTATTGCTAATCATGATTCCATGGCAAAAGAGGTCAAGATGACGGTACCCGAAAATGATATGCTTCCATTATTAATTGGTGAGCCACGCTTTAAGCAAGCAGTTGAACCATACTTTATGGGTCGTATTGTTGATGTACCGAACTTTTTGAAAAGCTACCCTTTTAATGAGGATTTACCCGATGCTACCTTGCTTCTGCATGTAAAGGATCATTTCTTGCCGGAAAACAGCGGGAGCTATGATATAAATGTGGAAAAAGGCAGTATCCGGATTTTTCGGTCAGATTCAGATACATATAAAACCGAAGGAATTCACTGTGATGTCCAGCAATTAACCTCGATTCTTCTAGGCTATAGACGGTCGCATGAGCTAGCGAAGATCGGACTAATTCAAGCAGATACGAATACGCTGGACATATTGGAAAAGCTTATCCCAGTAAATCAAACATTTCTTGCAGATTATTTTTAA